The following nucleotide sequence is from Apium graveolens cultivar Ventura chromosome 4, ASM990537v1, whole genome shotgun sequence.
atatccaacaagtttggtagtcggtcggtcggtacttgctgaaattacttaattacccttacttaattattctaaTCCTAATTATTGGGTCAATCAGttctaattttaattgatattgaagtGAAATTCCTCTATTGTTTTACCAATTTCtatctattttatatcgaactatatatcattataatttatattaaatttaacTTCTACTagcaatttaaattttaattcatatcgtgttctatattattctaattcgttacttcgggctaaattaaatttaagcaaactaaatataaatattgaaatttagttgatatataatgtgactgtggataagataaaataataatactatcaatcctcataaaaaaattatactaattaacttaataaacaaaataatatattttatttatccacgataaaaaaatacattatacaattgattcggACTAATACAAAAATCTAAAACAAAAATACAATTCAACCAACAAAAACAcaatcatatatactaattattcagtctaaaacaaaattaacttattgatccagactttaaaaaaattaaaattaaactaaaaatatttagtttgatttggtcggtaTATTGGGCattgggctaaaataaaataatgtaaaccactgatccgagataaatcaaatttatattagactaagtataattcgtatcctattgatatgaactaaaaaataaaattttaattaaaacataaatattagtttttaaaaaatacacataaaattatcaataaaaacTATGTGGTTCAATCAGTgatattgtctttttcaaatatcttttatagagttatagttaattgattaaataatcaccatgctaaaataatattttttaaagtcccaatataatggagacattatatttttatcctcaataaaataataatttcattaCAATAATATTTTCCCCCTTACGAGTGCTATCACTTTAATTTCGTTACTGTTAGTTAGTGGCCCGATTTATGAGGCTCAAAAGTCGAAGGCCCATAAGGCAACCATGGGCCAACCGTTGCACTAGTAAATCAAAGAAAAGTAACCCCCTTCAACATTGATGTTCCTCCTAAATGTAACGGTCGAAGCATTTATGTCCGAGGTTTGGATAAATACACTAATCTATACACACAATGATATACACAATTTTAACAACGATGACATATACAATTTTGGTACAAACACAGCTCTTGTACGTTTCATCTTACTCATAAAAGGCCGATTactgattctcacaccggaggtgaatcgggaaATAAACCTTCGCATTCTTCTCCTTGCAGGTCCGACCAAAGAACGCTCCACACGATCGAAGGACGTTCTACCATCATCAGAAATTTGGTCGTAACAGTTACAATAATATTTTCCCCCTTACGAGTCCCAATATTTATAATGTTCTATAAATGttctactaatataattatcatCAAGTCATATCACTTAAACTTTTAAATGAACAGAATTGAGAATTAAATtcacttttttaaaaaaaattatataatattaaaaaaaatatgtgtcAATCCACGTGTCAGTATCCATATAATATAACCCGGATTATATCCGCCGCTTATCACATCCTTATCGAATTTGATTTTTAGCGAACAAAACCCGAATGGGATCGGATCGATCGGTAAGATCCCGCTCCATTTACAAGCCTGCCCTGACGTTAGAATTAAGCTGGTCTATCATCACCCTTGCCTTAACCGACTAAATTTCCCACACCCTGCCCTGAACTTACCCTGCGAATATTCAAAATTAGGGTTCCTTATTCCTAATCTCTCAAACCCTAATTTCACATACCAATCCATCGATCCAATCCATTACTTATGTACACACACACGTTCATTTTCATCAATTTATCCTAATTTTGTATGATCACATCCAATTTACGCAATTCATCTCATTCCAACACTCCAAAATCCATTCTTACCTCTTTTCAATTCACCTGTTAAAAAcacacagagagagagagagagaagatacagagagagaagagagagggGGGTGAGAGAGATCAAATTTTTATAATGGATGTTGATGGGAGTAAGCGTGTGTTTCAAAGATTAGGTGCTCATTCGAGTTCGAGCACGAATACGAAttcaaataattcaaatttcAATAAGAACAAGAGTCAGCAAGTTTGTTTTCATTGGAGAGCTGGAAAATGTAATAGATATCCCTGTCCTTATCTGCACCGGGAATTGCCAATGCCGCCTCATCAGCAGCAACATCAGCAGTCTCGTATGGGGAACGGAGGAGGTGCGGGGCTCTCTTCTAAGAGACCGTATGGATTTGCAGATGATCAGGTCAATATGCCGCGCAGGAATTCAAATTTTAATAATACTTGGGGGAGATCTCAAGGCGGTGTTGTGAGAAAGATGGAGAAGATTTGTAATTTCTGGATGCAAGGGAATTGTAGTTACGGAGACAGATGCAAATTTTTGCATTGTTGGTGTACTAATGCCTTTACATTGTTAACGCAGCTTCAAGGTCATCAGAAGGTAGTTTCTTTTAGTTATTGAAGAAATTGTGTACTATTTAATTTGGGCATTTTACATATTTTGCAATGCATTAGATATCTATAGAAAGGGGTATTGAGGTAGTCAATAGAGTATTTAAGAATCCTTGAAGAAAATTTAAATATTGCTTGGCTTGAAGTTAAGTTTGAAGTATTCTAATTGCCGAGTTAGGAACAGGAGGATATGACTTAAAGTATTTCCCATCTGCACAATAATTGATAAAAGCAGACAAACACTAATTGACATGTAATAGACAGTGTAATCCAACTGCAAACTATAGTAAACCACGTAGAGTTATGCCCATACTTAAAACTTTTATCGTTATGGCAAAAAAAACATATGGCGTAAATTACAAAGACAAGATAGTAATGTGGTCTTGCTTATGATCAGTTCGCGTAAGGGGTAACTGCTTGTACATCTATAGTCTGCCATAAAGCCTAATAAATCAAACTGGGGACATGAGATGCTtggaatttaatttttttaatagtATGCTTCCTTTGTTTTTGCTTAAGCACATGCCTATAAAATTTAAAGACTTGTAATTTGAGGCATTTATGACCTAAAGAAAAACATTAATGACCAACTGTTCAAGAATCAAGACCTTATATCTTTATCCGCTTTTATTTAAAATTCGACATTTTTTTAATCCTACAGCATTTTTAAATTGTTTGTATTTCTGGGTACAATCTCGCCTGTATctttattttgtttttatattaCTCACTTTGTTTTCAAATGTCTTTGTCTTATAGGTGTCTTTGTATCTTTCGTTTGGGTTCTGTTAGATGCTTGATACTTGTACTAAGTGAAGGTTATGTAAACAGGTTGTTAGTGGAATTGCTCTGCCTTCTGGGTCCGACAAGCTTTATAGCGGGAGTAAAGACGAGACTGTTAGAGTGTGGGACTGCCAGTCTGGACAGGTTGATATAGCTTTTCCTATCCTTTTtaataataatcatttattgaaaCAATTTTTTTCAGTCCCCTCTAAACGGACTTTCTTTATTCTAGAACTATTTGAGTGtccatgtgtgtgtgtgtgtgtgtttcttCAAGAGAAGGGATTACTTTCTAGTTATGTTTCTTATTTATTTTGAAGGGTATTTAGTACAGTCTATGTAATGCAATGAATGATGATGCGCTTTGTTTGAGATTTGTTTATAGTGCCTCAAAATTGTGATTTGTACTCTAGGAACACCAGgttataaatcagttaatgattaattaaaataaagaaAGCAACAGAAAGAAGGCTTAAGTTTCTTTCTGGGTTTTTATGTTTAAGGTATAAAACAAAGTATTTACAATAAAACTTTCCATCAAATTAAATAAGCTAAGCACTGGAAATGTGGTTTTCTATTTTTTCTGTAGTGCGGAGCAGTGATTAATTTATCGGGTGAAGTTGGGTGTATGCTAAATGAAGGACCATGGATTTTTGTAGGTCTACCAAATACTGTGAAGGTAAAGTTGAAGTGAATATATCGAGTATTCTAGTTGCTATCTGTTTATATCTGTATTTGCTTATTTCAGTTCATACTATCGGTATTCAACGCATGCCTTATTTTCATGTACTCAATCTAATCATTTATTTCACCACTGGAGTGTACTGATTTGGCAGGCATGGAATGCTCAAACCACCACTGATCTTAATCTTGATGGACCTGTTGGCCAAGTATATGCCCTTGTTGTGGGAAATGATTTACTTTTTGCTGGTACACAGGTATACTGTTACAACTAGGTAAACACTTAGGATTAGGTCTCCTAAATTGAGATGTACTCTTGTTTAAGTCAATTTATCTTGTTAGAGTTCTCCTTGTATTGTAACAAACACGTGAATGATCCCATCTTgtaagagaattgtatattcaaaTACTTAATCATTTTCATCCTAAAATATATTATAGGA
It contains:
- the LOC141720760 gene encoding zinc finger CCCH domain-containing protein 48-like, whose translation is MDVDGSKRVFQRLGAHSSSSTNTNSNNSNFNKNKSQQVCFHWRAGKCNRYPCPYLHRELPMPPHQQQHQQSRMGNGGGAGLSSKRPYGFADDQVNMPRRNSNFNNTWGRSQGGVVRKMEKICNFWMQGNCSYGDRCKFLHCWCTNAFTLLTQLQGHQKVVSGIALPSGSDKLYSGSKDETVRVWDCQSGQCGAVINLSGEVGCMLNEGPWIFVGLPNTVKAWNAQTTTDLNLDGPVGQVYALVVGNDLLFAGTQDGSILAWKYNAVTNNFEPAAQLKGHNLAVVTLVVGANKLYSGSMDNSIRVWSLETLQCLQTLTDHTSVVMSVLCWDQFLLSCSLDKTIKVWAATDSGNLEVTYTHTEEHGVLTLCGMHDAEAEPVLLCSCNDNTIRVYDLPSFSERGKLYSKEEVRSMQIGPSGLFFTGDGTGEVRVWKWLAEPAAAP